From Pseudoramibacter sp.:
GGCGCAGGCACATTTTTCACAATATCTTCCAGAACATCTTCTATATTGATATCGTTCTTGGCTGAAATTAATGGTGCATCATCAGCCGGAAGTCCGAGAATATCGCTGATTTCTTCTTTAACCCGGTCTGGCTCCGCAGAGGGCAGATCTATTTTATTAATGACCGGCAGTATCTCCAGATCATTGTCCAAAGCTAAATACGTATTGGCAATGGTTTGCGCCTCAATCCCCTGCGATGCATCTACAACTAAAATAGCCCCTTCACAAGCGGCTAATGATCTTGACACTTCATAAGTAAAGTCGACGTGTCCTGGGGTGTCAATCAAATTTAATATATAAGATTCACCGTCTTTTGCTTTATACAACAGACGAATTGCCTGAAGTTTAATGGTAATGCCGCGTTCACGTTCGATGTCCATATTATCAAGAACTTGGTTTTCCATGTCATGAGCTGAGATCAGTCCTGTTTTTTCGATTAACCTGTCTGCCAATGTCGATTTACCGTGATCAATATGCGCAATAATCGAAAAATTGCGTGTTCTTTCCTGTTGTGTCTTAACCATTTATTCCTCTTTTATTTTTTTCAATCATTTTTTTGTATTTTATCACACATTATGAAACTTATCATCAATTTGTAGAAAGATTCATATTTGTCTTGTGCACATGCTGCCGTTGTGCTATAATTCATTCGTTAACAATAAATGAGGAGGTCTGTTAAGACATGGCAAATATCAAATCTGCTATCAAGAGAGCGAAAACTAATGAAATTGCAAGAATGCGCAATAAGACTGTTCGCACCAGTTTAAAGACAACTGAAAAACAGTTTAAAAACGCTGTGGCTGAAGGCAACAAGGAAAATGCACAGCAGGCATACAACGCAGCTGCAAAACAACTTGACAAAGCCGTCGCTAAACACGTTATTCACAAAAACAAAGCATCTAACAAGAAAAGCCAATTAGCAAAAGCTCTCAATACTATCACTGACTAATTCTCGTTTATTCCCTAACACGTGTCTCAAGGTGATCCTAGGATCACCTTTTTTTATTGGAAAGTTTAATGATAAGCAGCGAAGTAGCCAGCTCCGGATCAATTTTCCCTGTTTTCATAGATAAATCGAGATCAGCCAATGTCATCATTAATTTGATCAATTGATTCAACCCGATCTGACGGCTTCTTGCCGACATTTTCTTGACAATAAACAACGGACGCTTGACCTGACTTGCAATTTGCGATGGTGAAATCCTTTTTTCCGAAAGCATTTCCACCTCAGTCATCGTCCGAATCTGACTCGACAATAAACCGAAAACGCCAAAGGGCGATTCTCCCTGATGATAAAAAAGATCCAGCATTTTAAGCGCTTGGCCTGTATTGCCGGCTACAGCTGCATTGATCATCTCAAAAATATTATCATCAATGGCCTTTGGAATAACAGCCTCGACATCTCCTGAAGAAACAGAACTTTTCTCCTTGGCGTAGTCAATAAGCTGAGCCGTCCAATTGTCCATCATTTCCACATTGACATGGTCACTGTGAATATAGCGGCTTCTTTCTATTGCCTGCCGCAGCGCATGTGTGCCAATAGTTTTTCCGGCCCGTTTCAGGCGCATGGCAATCCAATTTTCAATTTCTACAAAAGTCAACTTTTCAAAATTAACCAATACGCTGTTTTTCATTATTTGTTTATAAATTTTTTTTCGTTTATCTGGTTTTTTCTCCTGAATAATGAGAATAGTCTTGTTTTCAGGTTTTTCAATATAGTTTAAAAATAAAGATAAACCTTCTTTTGCTGAACTGCGCAAAAGTCCGACACTTTCCCGAACCACAACAACCCGGTATGAACTCATCATCGGCAGTTGTCTGCAGATCCCGACAATTTCAGAAATATCCGTATCTTTATCTGAAAATGTCATCACATTTAATTGTTCCATGCCCTCAGGTATCGCCGCCCGAATGATGTTCTGGATCATCATGTCCGCAATATACTGTTCTTCTCCTGTAAAAAGATAAACCGAAGAAAACTTTTTTATTTTGATTTCTTTTAATAATTGTTGGTATTTCATATTTTTATTTTATCATAAATATTTTTACCGCGAATATGTTCTGACTTTCAAGTTTTTCCCATTTGTCAGGACGCTGACAGCGCCGTTTCGATCCGTTCTCAAATACGGAATATGATGCTGGTGCAGTCGTCTGATCACTTCATAACTGGGATGACCATAGCGATTATAGGCGCCCACTGAAATCACAGCCAATGTCGGATGAACGCTTTGCAAAAACTGAGCAGATGTTGCCGTTTTTGATCCATGATGGCCAATTTTAAGAACATCCGCCCGAAGATTTTGATCTGAAAGCATTTGTTCTGTCGCCAGCCCTGCATCCCCGGTAAATAAAAAACGGCGTTTTCCATAACAGACCTGCATCACCAGAGAATGTTCATTTTGCTCATCATCAGGAAGCTTCTCTACCCAATGATCTGGCCAAAATACTTTAAATTTGACCTGATCTGGCGTTGTGACCACATCATGATCTCCTAATTGTGTGACCGGGATAACTTTTTGCTGAAGCAGCGGGCCATTGTATTTCGTACTCACAAAAATATGCTGCACAGGAATTTCAGTCAATAATTCTTCAATGCCCTGGGCATGATCGGCATGATTATGACTGATAAAAACACCGTCTAAATGATCAATTCCCTTTGAGTAGAGTGCAGGCAGCAAAACAGATTGGGATATCTCGCTTTCATGTTCCGCCTTGCCGTTTCCCGGTATTTGTTCTTCGTAACCGCCGCCATCAATCATATAATAATGGCCCTCTGGTGTTTCAATGAGCGCAGCATCTCCCTGCCCCACATCTAAATAAGTGATTTTTAAATGATGAGGCAAAAAACCCGGTGTGATCATCCAGACAGTGAAGACTGCCGCCAAAAACAAGGCAGCAAGTTGTCCGCTTTTTTGAGTCATATCAATATATCCTGCAGCCATCAGCGCTGCGAGAAGGATTAAAAGACAAACCGGAAAAATCGTTCCAAGTAAACTGCCGCTATGCACATTCATAAATTGAAATTGATTGATCCATTTTGTAAAATCTAAGATGATCCCAGCCAACAATGCGGGAAAAACACCGACTATTACTTTTAAAGACGGAGCCAAAATGAGAATCGGCAGTGCAATCCACGAAAATATAAGCAGTAAACCGACGATCGGAACAATCAGTAAATTCCCGATCATGCCAATTAAACTCACTTGATGAAAATGAAATAATGTTGCAGGCCAAGTTCCCACCAGCGCGGTGCCTGAAATCACCAATGCGGCAGCCCCATACGCTGAGCTTAGTTTATCCTGCATTATTGGAAAGCAATGCTGAATTCTGTACGATACAGGTTCTAAAAAAATAACAAGGGCTAAAACAGCACCAAAACTCATTTGAAAACTGGCCGTAAATAGTGCATATGGCCAAATCAGCAAAATGATCGCAGCCGACAGGCTCAAAGCAGACAAGGTATCCACATGTCTTTTAAAAACACGGCCTGATTCTGCGGCCAAGAGCATGATCGCTGCTCTGATCACCGATAATGCAAAACCTGTGATCATTATATATCCCATTAAGGCCAACGCCAATACGCTGAACTGATGGGTTTCATTTAATTGCATCATGCGGCACAGTCCCAATATTAACAGACATAAATAACCTGTATGCAAGCCGGAAACTGCTAAAACGTGTGCAACGCCGGCATCTGAAAATTGTTTTCTGACAGAGGTATCCCCCTGCAGCTCGCCAAAGCAAATCCCCGTAATGAGATGTGCGGCACGAGGTGCAAAAACGGCATTGCATGTATGTATTAATTTTTCTCTCTCCCTCAAAATCCGATAATACAAAGATTGCCACTGCCCTGTTTTCTTGATAGATGTTCCCGAAGGCAGATACAAACAATTCTCAATATGCTTTGATTTCAGGTAAAGATAGTAATTGAACCCTCCCGGATTGCGCTTACCGCCCGCAGCTTTAAGCTTCCCCTCACCTGTTATAACATCGCCAGGCTTCAGCTTTTTGATACAGGCATCCTGTTGATAATTAGACGCCGTAACCTGCCATTTTTGAGGCTTAGACCCTTCTATACTTTTCATCGTAAATACGGTCTTGCGGGACGTTTTTTCTATTCTTGAATCGACAATTCCAGTAAATGCTACTGTCGTCTCTTTTTGATTGTCCGGATTCAGGCCATCAGAAAACAGACAAGTTTTACTGAAAATAACCAGCATAATCAATAATGTGATGCCCAACATTGGCCTTTTCATCGATAGATCCTTTATATTTCACAAATGACGAAAGCCTGCTTTTTCCTAATTATAAAATGATTTCATTATTTGAGCAATAAAAAAGTGCAGCGTGTAAACGCTGCACTCAAGCCATCCTTATTTTGACTGTTTCAATCCGCGCTGTATCAATTTTGTGATTTCCACAATAAAGAGAGGCGCGATTGAACCGGCAATGACAATTCCCCATTGCGCGCCGTTTAATGCGGTCACATTGAAAAACGAATGAAGCCCGGGAATAAAAATGACGATTAATTGAACCAAAACTGAGATTCCCATTGCTCCCCACAAATAACGGTTCGTAAACAAGTGATGAAACGCGGATTGATTTTCACTGCGCACGTTGAGCAAATGCGTCAGCTGGGACAGCCCCAACACACAGAATACCATCGTTCTGCCAACAGCAATGCCGTAGTTCTTTGTCGCCGCAACAAAAACAACGAGAGAAATCAAGAAAAGCACCACACCTTGAAAAAGAATGCGTCGGCCAAGTCCGTTGGCAAAAATGCTTTCTCCTTTTTTTCGCGGTTTTTCCTGCATCACATCATCGCTTTGTTTTTCCATCCCGAGGGCCAGCGCCGGTAAACTGTCTGTAACCAGATTGATCCACAGAATATGAACTGGCAGCAGCGGCTGCGGCAAACCGATTAAGGTTGCGATAAAGATTACGAGAATTTCTGCAATGTTGCAGGACAGCAAAAAATGAACGGCTTTTTTAATATTGTCGTATATGCCTCTGCCTT
This genomic window contains:
- the rpsT gene encoding 30S ribosomal protein S20, which produces MANIKSAIKRAKTNEIARMRNKTVRTSLKTTEKQFKNAVAEGNKENAQQAYNAAAKQLDKAVAKHVIHKNKASNKKSQLAKALNTITD
- a CDS encoding DNA internalization-related competence protein ComEC/Rec2, whose product is MKRPMLGITLLIMLVIFSKTCLFSDGLNPDNQKETTVAFTGIVDSRIEKTSRKTVFTMKSIEGSKPQKWQVTASNYQQDACIKKLKPGDVITGEGKLKAAGGKRNPGGFNYYLYLKSKHIENCLYLPSGTSIKKTGQWQSLYYRILREREKLIHTCNAVFAPRAAHLITGICFGELQGDTSVRKQFSDAGVAHVLAVSGLHTGYLCLLILGLCRMMQLNETHQFSVLALALMGYIMITGFALSVIRAAIMLLAAESGRVFKRHVDTLSALSLSAAIILLIWPYALFTASFQMSFGAVLALVIFLEPVSYRIQHCFPIMQDKLSSAYGAAALVISGTALVGTWPATLFHFHQVSLIGMIGNLLIVPIVGLLLIFSWIALPILILAPSLKVIVGVFPALLAGIILDFTKWINQFQFMNVHSGSLLGTIFPVCLLILLAALMAAGYIDMTQKSGQLAALFLAAVFTVWMITPGFLPHHLKITYLDVGQGDAALIETPEGHYYMIDGGGYEEQIPGNGKAEHESEISQSVLLPALYSKGIDHLDGVFISHNHADHAQGIEELLTEIPVQHIFVSTKYNGPLLQQKVIPVTQLGDHDVVTTPDQVKFKVFWPDHWVEKLPDDEQNEHSLVMQVCYGKRRFLFTGDAGLATEQMLSDQNLRADVLKIGHHGSKTATSAQFLQSVHPTLAVISVGAYNRYGHPSYEVIRRLHQHHIPYLRTDRNGAVSVLTNGKNLKVRTYSR
- the holA gene encoding DNA polymerase III subunit delta, whose protein sequence is MKYQQLLKEIKIKKFSSVYLFTGEEQYIADMMIQNIIRAAIPEGMEQLNVMTFSDKDTDISEIVGICRQLPMMSSYRVVVVRESVGLLRSSAKEGLSLFLNYIEKPENKTILIIQEKKPDKRKKIYKQIMKNSVLVNFEKLTFVEIENWIAMRLKRAGKTIGTHALRQAIERSRYIHSDHVNVEMMDNWTAQLIDYAKEKSSVSSGDVEAVIPKAIDDNIFEMINAAVAGNTGQALKMLDLFYHQGESPFGVFGLLSSQIRTMTEVEMLSEKRISPSQIASQVKRPLFIVKKMSARSRQIGLNQLIKLMMTLADLDLSMKTGKIDPELATSLLIIKLSNKKR